GCCACCCAGCGAAGtgtcacatttctttctctttcaacgTGTTCAACTTAAATactagaaaaaaagaaaggtaaatGTTATTGCTTCAGCTATAATCTGACTGGAAAGTGCAATTTCTCTTTTCATGACACCCCCTCTATAAAGACAGAGATAAATTAGACGAATCACTTGCTTTTCTTATTAATGGCAGTAACCTGTGATCACATTTCACTGgtcttttgtcatattttgtaatattaaatAAGGATGGGGGTTGTGTCATTCAAGGCAAGCAGGAGTCTTCTAAGTAAGTAGACTTTCTATTCTACGATAAATGAATTTTAATGCAGCATACAATTATAGATTTTTACAGAGTTGAACAGGGAGACAGAAACAGCCCAAAATATAAAAACGAATGGTTTGATCTTGTCTGATTTGTCATCAAACcagaagcaggaaaagaaactgaaatgcTCAGAAATAGTTCTTATTCTTTGTTCTAGGTTACACAGCAGATACCACGAGTTGGCTCCTCATCTTGTACCAATGGACTACACCAATGATCCTGAATGTAAATTGCCCTTAGCATTAATTGTCAACATGCCAGAGTTGAAGGTAGAGAAATAGATTTTTTACctgattattgtttttctgtttatactgtattgtaATTACCTTTTGGCTAGTGATATTGGGACATAAATGCGGCACCTACTATTTGTATGGGTCGATGCCTAATCAATACACATATCTAAATGTCTGATGCAGCTTGATGTGCCACGAAACAAACCCTCCTATTTTTAAGCAGTTACCATTTGAAAAGATCATTCAGAAAGTTTATGAATGTTGCATAACATTGCATCACATCCTTAGCCAGGTTGGTGACTTCTTCGTCTGGGTATAGTTGGTCCTCGTCTGTAAAACATCATTGTGAGGCTGTTAAGATGGCAGCAGAAAGATGGAGACCAGTTAAGGCAGAATTATAAGGCCTGAACAGACAGTTAACAGGAGCTCTCTTCAGTTTCATAACCATAAATGCATTACTATTTCATAGAGAACTCGATTTTAATGAGCCGTGTTCAGTCAGCTCGAGTGATTCAGGCTCCACTGATGCGTTTTAGGATATCCAGTGAAATCACTTCACACGACTCAGTTTGAGCTCAAACACGGTATCCATGGTCAGGACAACACATGTGCTTAGATTGCGTACAGTCATAGAGTCAATGTGATTCTACatctgttttgatttattgtttatttttttgattaCAAGCTTTGTCAAATCAGCGAATTACCTGGGAATTACCCGAGTTTATGGCTGagcaacagagaagaaaatattAGCTTCACTATGCCCACAATGAGAAGGAGTCAGCTTTTTTTCAGCTGAGCCCTGTGATCAGCAGAATACACCTGGCAGCTTACACCTCTGCACCTTATGTGAAACCAACAACAGCACATATACCGCAGTCATGAAACCAGTGGTTCATGACATTAGGGTGTTTCTCATAAATTTTCTTGTCTTATCTAAACAACATCTCTATAGTGTTGAATATTTACATACTgatgtatgtaaatgttgttgtCCTCTTCGTATGTAGGAAAATCCATTCCGTAACAGGATTATCGAGTCTTTCTCGGAGGATGGACAGGGGAATCTGAGCTTCAATGAATTTGTGGACATGTTCTCAGTACTCAGCGAAATGGCTCCTAGAGAGCTCAAAGCCATATATGCCTTCAAAATATACGGTGAGTTCTAAAAGATCGtctgtgcttttttaaatttaccaGAACTATTGTACTTATTACTGTGTTATTAGTGtattataatatactgtattactgtatttgCTTTAATTGCCGTGGCCCACAGATTTCAATGTGGATAATTACTTGTGTAAAGAGGACCTGGAGAAGACTCTGAATAAGCTGACAAAGGAGGAGCTGACTCCTGAAGAGGTCGAGCTGGTGTGTGAGAAGGCCATTGAAGAGGCAGATTTGGATGGAGACAACAAACTCTCCTTTGCCGACTTTGAGAATATGATTTCTAGGGCTCCTGACTTCTTAAGGTAAATAAATGTACCTTACATAACCCCCCCCCATGACCATCTAATGGACGAGTGGGTATAGCTTAAAAACCTTTATGCACTGTCCCTTATCCTGCAGCATTGTGTGCTGTCCATGGTTACTTACAGTGTTCACTCTCCAGATGGATGGTAATAACTCTTATCATTTAACTGTCATCTTAACATCACTTTAATCCTCAGCCCATTCATGCAAATAGCCTCACCTTTGTCCGCTCTCACTCAAATGATGAACACATCTTTTACTGATTCCCGTGTCTAcagtattttgtttaaaaaaaagtcagggACTTTACACAGCTATTTCAATGCTAATACCTCATtctatctttctttttgttctaGTACCTTTCACATACGAATCTAAGGGGACTCAGGAGTAGAGAGGTCAGCAGTTTGATAAACCTCAGGACTCTCCATGAACCATATCCTTCCTCAATCTCCCATCGTCAGAAATAAGCAAAAGAAACATGGATCATCTCCAGCCTCCTCTCTTCCACTGAAGTCTCCACTGAAGCCAAAATCCTGAGACAGTGAAGTTCCTCACCATAGATGAACGTGTATTTTCCTTTAACCACCCACCAAAGGTCTTGGCCTGGATTTATCTCTTGTTTGGAGAATagacttcttcttttttactgaacaatgaaacaaagaacCAGACTCTGGATTGCTGCTAACAGACTACATTCAATAATACAGAAAAAGCTAATCTACCTGTGTTTCAGATTTGAAACTCCACACAAGTCTTCCTACAATGACACAGTAGTTATTCAGTCTTTATAAGGCTAAAAACAAGGTTTGAAGTGAAAGCACAACGTTACTATTAAGGGCACACAGATATTCTATAGGCTTATTAGCTATGCAGTATTTGCACATGCGGTGTATtgcttttgtgtgtgcttgtggaACTGGAACATAACAACAGTCAGATGTTAATGTTCTCCAGTTATATGAAGGGCTCTGTGATCTgaattcattttcatcttttgccACAGCCGTTGTCATGAGATGTTAGTTATAGATGTCCTTTGGACATACATTTGACAGTTTCTTTTCATGTGAGTTTGGATGTTactttgaataaatgttttgttctttttgttttgggtGAATAGCTTAGTCAAACAAACGTGTGGTTTATTGCTGTTTCTGAAAAAGCATGAAACAACATGTAAATACAGGAGGTTACTCGCAAGTAACTGGTCTGACCTGCAAATTTTATTAGTTCCGCACTGTGCCTTATATGCATATAACCACTTTAAGTCAGCCCACCCACCCATGATGATCAAAGAGTGTGCATGGCAGGAAATGACTGTGCCTCTGCATAGCCCATCTTATGCCTTTAATAACGTCTTAATGTGGTCATTAAGCGTGAGCTGCCTCAGCATTCATATGCATACATCTATACACAGTTAATGTCAGGGGAAAGCTGGAGGAAATGATGTTGCTCAGCTAGTTGATGATTAACAGGTTTGGTGTCTGGGCTGTAAAGTACAGATTTGCATCAGGTTCGgtgtactgtgtttttgttacagATCATGTTTTCAGTTGAGGTTGCACTAGCGAGTCATGCATGTACAAATGGATGCTGGGTAGAGTATTTGCAAACTGTTTCTTTAGCCACTAAGATGTTAAGGTCATGGCTGATGAGAGTCACAGTGGAGTAATCTCTATATCTGTGTTGTCAGGTgcaatgcaaataaacataACCAGGTTAATTGGTGATGAAATCGGAGAAAAGTGGCGTCATTACAATGTGGAATATGGGACGCTAGCTGCAGGCTACAACATAACAGGCAACATACATACATCTATACATGGactcctttcttcttttctgttacaTTTAAGTTGTTcccataacaaacaaaacaagacataaacctttaaataaacatttagaagCTGGGATGGTCTAGGCCAGGTCGACCCTGCACTTAcagtttctgattggctgatcaCACCTGGTTTAGGTAATCCATGGTAGGATGGGCAGTTATACCTggaaaaaacaagcagggctgtggtGAGGGTCATGTTGGCAAATGATATGtctatctttatttttttatttaagcagTGTGCTATCACTTGGCTGCCACTTAATTCATCCTTTCATTATGTGCACTTGTCCTTATGAGGGCAGTTTTAAACACTCAGGGTAATCCAGTGCTGATTGTGTGGTTTCATTAATTACTGGTCTCACTGAGAACGTTTGTTAATTATGCTTCCAGCAGGGAGACTTCTGGTGCACTGTGATACTGAGGCTATAAAGCAGCCATTACTGTCAACAACTGTTTCCAAGGTTGAGAGGAGCCAAACTGTGTGTGAAACTCCCATTTTCTCTCCATTCCTCTCCATGGgacacagtttgtttaaaattgAGCTGATTTCAGAGagaataatgatgatgacagtggAGGATCCACGAACTCTGCTTgttcttaaaataaatgaattgtttATAAATGGTAAAATGGTATCCATCATTAATGTGACATTCATAATTATTAGTGAATGGATTataatacacacagatacacctTCATAAAGCTTAAGTTATATCAGTACTAACTACTGATAAAgcttttaatttacttaatacTTTTTTGTTCTCCATGGAGCAAAAATTATGCCTAACAAATATGCATACCAAACTCCACCTGCTCATCTCAACTAGTATTTCTGTGATCAAGCATAAACCCTCAAGCTTCAGCATGTCTTCAAGAGTTTTAAGCACAGGCTGTCGAAATGGTTCATACTTTtataacacactgtaaacataGTTTCATTGAAACgctaaaatgtacttttaaaaaaaaactgcagcatatAAAGTGCTTATGaatttaaatgctaaattgCTGGAGTTAATGTAATTTTCACTTCTATACCGtatcactactactactatttctAGTGTTTTGCTCATTTTGTATAAGCCTACTGTGGTGTGTATTGTTAAAGTGCTATTCACAGGTGCAGAAACCCACTGATGGCATATCCTGGTTCATATTTAATAGAGGAACCCCCTTATTTCCTTATTTCTATCGCTCATATGctacaaaacagtaaaacaataatacgttttctgtatttttattggATTGCTTGTGAAAATGACTATGGCCACAGAAAGCATTCCATTAAACAGATGAGCTTTTGaggtctttgttttcttgtagtTTTACTGGCCTCACTAAAACTATAATtggaaatgaaaagagcagATAACATGATAATTCGCCAACTGACATTTCAACATCTTTGACCCATTTCCCCTGTGCTGCTGCATCTAGACACTTGAAATCAATATGCAAATTATGCTTCCTGTGAATAAAGGGCAGCAGACTCATGAAGGCTTTGCTTCGTTTCCACTTTCAAATACTGTAGTTCCCTGAATCAGTATAATGGAATCCTGTTTCACTGGGATGGAATTATCTATTGCATCGCAGTTTTTTGGTTACTTGGTACTCGATCactacaaacacactaaatTGTCAATAAATTGGACACTGTTAAACTACTCCTTATTTTCTGTCctcatttgtactgtatttatcatGAAGAatagttatttttatgttatttattgcTGAACGTTGCCACCCTGTTCCTCTCATATTGAATTAACAGCCCCACATCTTTCATCCTAGTGCACCCAGGATTAAAAGAGCAGCTACAGTAATAATGTAAATGAGGTCATTATTTTGTGATCTTGCAGCCTCAATCATCCTTATCTAACTGCATGGTTTCTATTTAACATAAAATGCTGGCTGCCCATTTTTGCCTGTAATTATGAATCAGAACACACTCAAGTCTCTAATTTATGGATTTTCTTTAATGGCATAAATTGTTTTGTGAAATTCCAGTAAATAATTTGTATTTCATTTAGTACATTGGCTAACgtgtggaaaagaaaatacgtcatcatttttaaataaataattaacaagcaaaaattacagtttgtttacattgaCATGGACATGTAGGATTCAtgttgtatattatataaaaaagagTTGTCACATTGTGTATATTAACAAATAGCACGGTAGTGTAAGTTTAACATAAGTAAACATTTTCTTCAGGTGCTGGTACAGATGCCAGCTTCACCATTTCCTCTTGGCATCAGGAAAGAGCCACTTCCATTTCCCGTTGTCATTCTGCAGGAAGTAAATAAATGCAATTAATATTTTGAACAGCTTTTGGAGAATGGAGTAAAAAGCATTTAGACTATGCTACTAACCTTTGTGGGCTTGGGTCTGATTTCTTCCAGAGGCTCATACATGTTGCTGTTTGGTTTAGCATTGGCTTTGTCCTCGTTCCCAGGAATCAGCTCATATGTGTTGTCCTGAGGGCAAAGGGCTTCGTTCGAGACCTCAGCATACACTGAATTACAATGGTGACCTGATGTCATTGATCTTGTCTCAGATGATGTAGCATGTGGGCTGCCGGGCCTACCAGCCAGATGA
This DNA window, taken from Anabas testudineus chromosome 6, fAnaTes1.2, whole genome shotgun sequence, encodes the following:
- the cib2 gene encoding calcium and integrin-binding family member 2 isoform X1; amino-acid sequence: MGNKQTIFTDEQLDAYQDCTFFTRKEILRLHSRYHELAPHLVPMDYTNDPECKLPLALIVNMPELKENPFRNRIIESFSEDGQGNLSFNEFVDMFSVLSEMAPRELKAIYAFKIYDFNVDNYLCKEDLEKTLNKLTKEELTPEEVELVCEKAIEEADLDGDNKLSFADFENMISRAPDFLSTFHIRI
- the cib2 gene encoding calcium and integrin-binding family member 2 isoform X2, which codes for MDYTNDPECKLPLALIVNMPELKENPFRNRIIESFSEDGQGNLSFNEFVDMFSVLSEMAPRELKAIYAFKIYDFNVDNYLCKEDLEKTLNKLTKEELTPEEVELVCEKAIEEADLDGDNKLSFADFENMISRAPDFLSTFHIRI